A genomic stretch from Echeneis naucrates chromosome 6, fEcheNa1.1, whole genome shotgun sequence includes:
- the LOC115044918 gene encoding chemokine-like receptor 1, translating to MLNISSYNSSEAAGEVIPPIAIISATIYCVIFLVGTLGNGLVIYVTGCRMKKTVNSVWFLNLALADFLFTGFLIFMIISAAQNYTWNFGNLMCKVCTFMSTVNMFASVFLLMAISLDRCLSIWVVVWAQNKRSVRKAQIITAVIWMTAVVCSSPYATFRGTTQYHSKIKCGYRPGTPHNILKKFRFVVGFAIPFLVICISYVAIAVRAKRLHKTNNRRSQRIICAIILAFFICWLPFHVVQLVKPTGQIVNIVGPLSLCLGFINSCLNPILYVFMCDEFQKKLKQSIFSVLETALADDHLSFMSSRSLSSHLSRISRRSDSAAPSERKGTATSLNFSECKVVMNHERETSSTE from the exons ATGCTGAACA TCAGCAGCTACAATTCAAGTGAAGCAGCTGGGGAGGTGATCCCACCCATAGCTATCATCAGTGCCACCATCTACTGTGTGATCTTCCTGGTGGGGACCCTGGGCAATGGTTTGGTGATCTATGTGACGGGCTGCAGAATGAAGAAAACAGTTAACTCAGTTTGGTTTCTCAACTTGGCCCTGGCTGACTTCCTCTTTACGGGCTTCCTGATTTTCATGATCATTAGTGCAGCTCAGAATTACACCTGGAATTTTGGAAATTTAATGTGTAAAGTCTGCACCTTTATGAGTACTGTCAACATGTTCGCTAGTGTCTTCCTTCTGATGGCCATAAGTCTGGACCGATGCCTGTCCATCTGGGTGGTGGTGTGGGCCCAAAACAAGCGCTCTGTTCGCAAAGCTCAGATCATCACTGCTGTGATCTGGATGACTGCTGTTGTCTGCAGCTCCCCTTACGCCACATTTCGTGGGACTACACAATATcacagtaaaattaaatgtggTTACAGGCCTGGGACACCCCATAACATTCTCAAAAAGTTTCGGTTTGTTGTGGGCTTCGCCATCCCATTCCTGGTAATATGTATCTCTTATGTGGCCATAGCTGTCCGTGCAAAGCGCCTGCACAAGACAAACAATCGCAGATCTCAGCGAATCATTTGTGCCATTATTCTCGCTTTTTTCATCTGCTGGCTTCCCTTCCATGTTGTACAGTTAGTAAAACCTACAGGGCAAATTGTCAATATTGTAGGTCCTTTATCCTTGTGTCTGGGCTTTATCAACAGCTGCCTGAACCCCATTCtctatgtttttatgtgtgatgAATTCCAGAAAAAGCTTAAGCAGTCCATCTTCTCTGTCCTAGAGACTGCTTTAGCAGATGATCACTTGTCTTTCATGTCCTCTCGCTCCTTGTCCTCCCACCTCTCACGGATTTCTCGAAGGTCTGATTCTGCTGCACCTTCCGAAAGGAAAGGCACAGCTACGTCCTTAAACTTCTCAGAATGCAAAGTGGTTATGAATCATGAGAGGGAAACCTCAAGCACAGAGTGA
- the LOC115044921 gene encoding chymotrypsin-like protease CTRL-1 isoform X1, with protein sequence MFLLVSCFALAVASALGCGVPAIRPQVSGYNKIVNGETAVSGSWPWQVSLQDGRGFHFCGGSLINQYWVVTAAHCRVSPRNHRVILGEHDRQYNSEPIQVKTIARAITHPYYNSQNFNNDITLLRLSSPAQMTNRVSPVCLASSSTSFPSGKKCVTSGWGRTGQTSSPRYLQQTSLPLLSPAQCKQYWGYSRITDAMICAGASGVSSCQGDSGGPLVCENGGVWSLVGIVSWGTSNCNVRAPAVYARVSYLRGWIDQTVASN encoded by the exons ATGTTCTTGCTTGTCAGTTGTTTTGCTCTTGCTGTGGCCTCTGCACTTG GGTGTGGCGTGCCAGCTATCAGGCCCCAAGTGAGTGGATACAACAAGATTGTGAATGGGGAAACAGCCGTTTCTGGATCTTGGCCCTGGCAGGTTTCACTTCAG GATGGTAGAGGATTTCATTTCTGTGGAGGATCCCTGATCAACCAGTACTGGGTTGTGACTGCTGCTCACTGCCGTGTGTC TCCTAGAAACCACCGTGTTATCCTGGGAGAGCATGATCGTCAGTACAACAGCGAGCCAATTCAGGTCAAGACCATTGCCAGG GCCATCACTCACCCCTACTACAACTCCCAGAACTTCAATAATGACATCACACTTCTGAGGCTCTCCTCCCCAGCACAGATGACAAACCGAGTGTCCCCTGTGTGCCTTGCTTCCTCCAGCACCAGCTTCCCCTCTGGAAAGAAATGTGTTACCTCCGGATGGGGCAGGACCGGCCAAACct CAAGCCCCCGCTACCTCCAGCAGACCTCCCTGCCTCTTCTCAGCCCTGCTCAGTGTAAGCAGTATTGGGGCTATAGCAGAATCACTGATGCCATGATCTGTGCTGGTGCTTCCGGAGTGTCCTCCTGCCAG GGTGACTCTGGTGGCCCCTTGGTCTGCGAGAATGGCGGAGTCTGGTCCCTTGTGGGTATTGTGTCCTGGGGTACCTCTAATTGCAATGTGCGGGCCCCTGCCGTGTATGCCCGTGTGTCCTACCTGCGCGGCTGGATCGATCAAACTGTTGCCTCAAACTAA
- the LOC115044921 gene encoding chymotrypsin-like protease CTRL-1 isoform X2, protein MFLLVSCFALAVASALGCGVPAIRPQVSGYNKIVNGETAVSGSWPWQVSLQVTKALPSGFHFCGGSLINQYWVVTAAHCRVSPRNHRVILGEHDRQYNSEPIQVKTIARAITHPYYNSQNFNNDITLLRLSSPAQMTNRVSPVCLASSSTSFPSGKKCVTSGWGRTGQTSSPRYLQQTSLPLLSPAQCKQYWGYSRITDAMICAGASGVSSCQGDSGGPLVCENGGVWSLVGIVSWGTSNCNVRAPAVYARVSYLRGWIDQTVASN, encoded by the exons ATGTTCTTGCTTGTCAGTTGTTTTGCTCTTGCTGTGGCCTCTGCACTTG GGTGTGGCGTGCCAGCTATCAGGCCCCAAGTGAGTGGATACAACAAGATTGTGAATGGGGAAACAGCCGTTTCTGGATCTTGGCCCTGGCAGGTTTCACTTCAGGTAACCAAAGCTCTGCCATC AGGATTTCATTTCTGTGGAGGATCCCTGATCAACCAGTACTGGGTTGTGACTGCTGCTCACTGCCGTGTGTC TCCTAGAAACCACCGTGTTATCCTGGGAGAGCATGATCGTCAGTACAACAGCGAGCCAATTCAGGTCAAGACCATTGCCAGG GCCATCACTCACCCCTACTACAACTCCCAGAACTTCAATAATGACATCACACTTCTGAGGCTCTCCTCCCCAGCACAGATGACAAACCGAGTGTCCCCTGTGTGCCTTGCTTCCTCCAGCACCAGCTTCCCCTCTGGAAAGAAATGTGTTACCTCCGGATGGGGCAGGACCGGCCAAACct CAAGCCCCCGCTACCTCCAGCAGACCTCCCTGCCTCTTCTCAGCCCTGCTCAGTGTAAGCAGTATTGGGGCTATAGCAGAATCACTGATGCCATGATCTGTGCTGGTGCTTCCGGAGTGTCCTCCTGCCAG GGTGACTCTGGTGGCCCCTTGGTCTGCGAGAATGGCGGAGTCTGGTCCCTTGTGGGTATTGTGTCCTGGGGTACCTCTAATTGCAATGTGCGGGCCCCTGCCGTGTATGCCCGTGTGTCCTACCTGCGCGGCTGGATCGATCAAACTGTTGCCTCAAACTAA